The genomic window tcgttttcagtggggcgcgtggtgagttgagtgcggatgccgcggtggatggcgtgaagcctccacacgcgctatgtctccgtggcgatgtgctcaacaagccatgtgttaagatgcacgggttgacggtctcagatgcggaggcaactgggattcgtcctccaccacccggattgaggcgaatcactacgcaaccacgaggacttaaaaagcgcactgggaattgggcattccaaattgggtgaaaaaggataACACCCCCCAAATTTTTGGATGATTTTTGGGGCATTTGTTTGTTTGGCCCTTTCTTCTTGAATACTAATCATTTAGTGAGGTGTGTAGAGGAAAACACTGATTTATCAGCAATAGTCTTATACATACACACTAACTAAAACAAAATGTTCTGTAGAGCAAGTGAAAATGGCAAATCATTAAGACATCACATatgatgtccacatacatttttgtatggtTGGATTATAAAAGAGAAATATGGCGTACGCATATATAACCTAGGGAGGGATGTACAATAAAAGTGCATCTCGCATCCCATGAAATGTttgaataattatacattttcaaatgttattCCGTTTGAAGAGGATGTTGCAGATACTAACCGAATCTtctgcaacattttttttttttttttttttttccagaatgaCCGTTCCTGACAAATAAAAAGAGAACAAAAGTTCAAAACTGCAGATATGCCATTAAATTTGACAAACATGATTTCTATCAGTCGAGTACAAGTAACGAATCAATTTCACAGTGATGCTTGGCTTTGGACGGTTCGACTCGATGTGAGCTGGAGATTAACACAACTGACTGAACCATATTCTCTCTGCAAGCGGAAAAGGTTAAGACTACAACAGATAAACAAATATACCAAATTTCACACATAGCCTCAATGAAGGCGTAAGTAAAACATACTACCTGCTTCTTTAGAGAGTAAACGTTTTCCGACGCttcttaaaaataaatctttGGTAGTTTTGCGCATTTATTCCTCGCAAGTAATAATAATAGCGCAATATAGATCCCGACGAACAGCTGataataaaaacaacacaacGAGCCGTGTGGCCACGCCCATTGGTGAGAGCTAGTCCAATAAGATTTGAACACAAACTGAGAGGTGGGGCCAGAAATTAACAGGGCGTATTCTCTGCTTTTTCATCCATCTCTGACCGGGGAACGGTTCTTATGTTTACACTGTACCAATGCGGAAGCAAGTAACACTGATTTCAGGTCAGTTGTAGAGGCAGAAAGTTAGACAAATCCAGGGGGCGTATTAACAAAATTTGAAAACTGCAGAATGTGCAGCTTCAGCGGACTCTTGGAATTACATGAACATGGGGACgttattttatggaaaaatatTTGTAGCGATTTATCAGAAGGGGGGCAGGCCTAGTTAAATTGTACACATCTTACAATGTTTTAATTAGAGGTTTCTTTTTTGCTAAATACTTACAATAAAGGGTGCCTTTTctttgattgtgtgtcaaaaactatGTACAGACATAAAGGCTAATAAAGAGTACAGTGAGTATGTCTAAAttaaagcaaagaaacaaaacagaaaaaagtggATTAGTGATTATCTCTTGCCATAGGTTAATGTATATTCAGATTAACCTACTCCAGGAATATGGTAGAGGTGATAGAAAAATAACTATATGTATTTTGGGTCATTGCTACAATTTGGTGCCTTTAATGTCCCCAGTACAAGTAATTGtatgtataatgtttaatttcaactgattacaattttgaaaGACTTGTTCAAAAGAACAAGTATGTTACGCACTGTTATGAGCCTAAAAGtcgcattttaaataattgaaatatttttaatttattgcacTAGTGTCATTTCTTCATGTTCTCAAAGCAGcatgtcaaacatctttgacaaaaataagtgatAAATCACCGGATGTATATATACTGttgaagtttaaatgtatttggctaaggtgtttcacaattcctgacatttaatcgtagaaagcatttcctgtcttaggtcagttaggatcactactttattttaataatgtgaaatgtcagaataatagtagagcgaattatttatttcagcttttatttctttcatcacattcccagtgggtcagaagtttacatacactttgttagtatttggtagcattgcctttaaattgcttaacttgggtcaaacgttttgggtagccttccacaagcttctcaccataagttgctggaatttctgcccattcctccagacagaactgttgtaactgagtcaggtttgctcgcacatgctttttcagttctacccacacattttctatcagattgaggtcagggctttatgatggccactccaataccttgactttgttgtccttaagccattttgccacaactttggaggtatggtttgggacattgtccatttggaagacccatttgcgaccaagctttaacttcctggctgatgactTAAGATGTTGCTACAacatatatccacataattttttcaAACCGatgaacaccggtattaccgctggttggatgctagctggtactatggggtaattttcattaagcagggttagggttaagcctacacaataaagcaagacaccttgaattcaaactttgaactttattttttatttattttaactaaaaattcaaatgaaactggaaaaaaataagtgcaattaaaatgtgtgttgttcaactttttgaaagatggcttcacaacagttgtgaagggcaacatctctttggaaactaacctacttcatcgggtatttcgttgtccgggaaaatacataatgtgtgtgaataaattaatttgttccctccttcacacacacacacacacacacacacacatataagtaaccacctttccattcaCCGTCAGTcaagtatccatctaaacatgcaggtggaaaattacttacacaaattaagacaacaattataaatgtaaaaataataattataatgattatattaatcactgaaatataaatcatggttcgaggtgaacatgtttttgtattattttatgttttaatcacagatgtataggctgcagagttgtggtcacaatgaactgctctcaAAAGCacagcgaactgaactcaaagcacctcctgagctgagatgtctgaggtcatttgcagcactcatagatgatactgttcttgcaaaaaacaattcagaagacagaaacaaagaaagagtgagaaccttttacaaacagcgtgtcatacatgcgcatagacggattttctgtcatctgttcttgataatataataaagtgtttttcttcaagcgtgtgtctgtgtgccaCAGGgcaaattatttttaacattaatttgataataataaaagcctaataataatttaatacattaataggAAAACGAGCCAAATGTCGTCTTAAaatcatcaaaggcatcagctatagGTGATCACTCGGACCATCGTTGATCCCCAAGATCATCATCTATCAGCACAACCctatgatgtcatctattttgtgaagtgcaccattccctcctgcagcaaagcacccccacaacatgatgctgctacccccatgtttcacagttgggatggtgtttttcggcttgcaagcctcaccctttttcctccaaacataatgatggtcattatggccaaacagttcaatttttctttaatcagaccagaggacatttctccaaaaagtaagatcttcatccccatgtgcacttgcaaactgtagtctggcttttttatggcagttttggagcaatggcttcttccttgttgagcaacatttcaggttatgttgatataggacttgttttactgtggatatagatacttatctaactgtttcctccagcatcttcacaaggtccattgctatagttctgggattgatttgcacttttcgcaccaaactacattaaactCTAGGAGACAGACTGCAtctccttcctaagcggtatgatggctgcatggtcccatggtgtttataattgcgtactgttgtttgtacagatgaacgtggtacattcaggcatttggaaattgctctcaaggatgaaccagacttgtggaggtccacaattgtttttctgaggtctttgctgatttcttttgattttcccatgatatcaagcaaagaggcactgagtttgaaggtaggccttaaaatacatccacaggtacacccccAATTGACTCCATtaagccaattagcctatcagaagctaattggctaattgcctaaaggcttgacatcattttctggaattttccaagctgcttaaaggcacagttaacttagtgtatgtaaacttatgacccactggaattatgatatagtcaattaaaagtgaaacaatctgtctttaaacaattgttggaaaaattacttgtgtcatgcacaaagcagatgtcctaaacgacttgccaaaactataagctcagcggttaaggctctgggttactgatcagaaggtcaggggttcaagccccagcaccaccaaggtGCCACTAttaggcccttgagcaaggctcttgaccctatctgctccaggggtgctgtatcatggctgaccctgcactctgaccccagcttagctgggatatgtgaaaaaaagaatttcactgtatatgtgcaaatgtgtgataattaattaattataattaattattagctaaaatgaaatctgtggagtggttaaaaaagtgtatgtaaacttctgacttcagctgtatatatatatatatatatatatatatatatatcatacaattAAATGTTTGGTATTGCATTATCTCTctaacatgtatttatttatggcaaatttgtcattttaataCTAATAGTGgagtttttttgtgttccaccctGTTGTCATGATGTcctggaatattccgggttcaatacaaattcaactcaatcgacagaatttgtggcataatattgataaccacaaaaaattatttcagtgtggcacttacaatggaactgaatggggccaatttttggagggtttaaagacagaaatgtgaaacatATCATTTTATGAAagtgcttacattaattcttctgttaaaacttgtatattattgaCCTCTCTGTTaagttcctgaagtttgcagacgacactactgtcatcggcctcatccaggatgacgatgagtctgcatacataaaggagattgaacagctggctgtctggtgcagtcaaaacaacctggagctgaacacgctcagaacagtggagatgatagtggacttttggaggaacacaccaacactgaccccgctcaccattctgaacagcactgtggcagcaacggagtcattcaggttcctgggctctaccatctcacaggacctgaagtgggagacccacattgacactgacattgtaaaaaaaaaaaaaaagcccaacagaggttgtactcccttcgccagttgaggaagttcaacctgccacgggcgctgctgatacagttctactcagcagtcattgagtctgtccttcaataactgtctggtttggttcagctacgaaatcggatatcagaagactacaaaggacagttaggactgctgagcggattattggttgccccctgccctcccttcaagaactgtacacttccagaataAGGAAAAGGGCTgtattgttgctgtattgtttgtgcactagaagcttctgtcaccaagacaaattccttggcaataaagctcactcTGATTCTCTGACTCTGATTCTCTGATTATTTAAgctgttaaattgtttaaattgatgttttagggtttatggtgttacatCGGATATCGGCTAcattggataactttacacagaaaaggtaagtaatggattttttcacactaaaatcatgttaacgtgcatattgtttacatcttgtgactatacttttgaaacagtgaatattttaacgtttacatattggccccattcacttccattgtaggtgcatCACAGTGACCCAGActtctgcttttttaaagaaaatgagggacaagtttaaataaatttttgtggtaatcaacattatgccacaaatgctgtcgattgtgcttaacttgtattgaaactggaatattcctataaTTGAAGATCTATGTTGGTGAGATCAGGCATTCAGCAAAATAATGTCTGAGAtatctgaagtgtgtaacttttctgttttatttatgtttatctttcttttgTGATGTTAGCAATATATGATCAAGCATAACATGTCTGCGCTTTTATGGGACGGTATGGGAAAATTAATATCATTTAAAAATTTCTACATATTTATGTTAAAAGAAATTAAATCATCCATATATGTTTACAAATATGTTAGCTAGATATcattcacagaccatgtagtggctaattttACTCATTGAATGTCCACCCTGACCATTTAACCAGATGGATGACTGAATATTTTAAGTCATTTAGCTTGACCCGTATGACTTTAACATATCATGATGAAATATAAAGATACTTAtaaagtatgttttgtttttcaaacgtCTCAAAACCTACAAGGCACCGAATTTTATGAATAACCTTTTACGATCACAAGATGGAGCCATAATCAAACTTGAAGTTCACATACACCAAACTTACCCCAGTCTCACTCTTGTCAGTTATGTCAAAGTTAGCTAATAAACTTCTCCTTCTTATTATATGATGTTTGTGGTCCTTAGAATAAATGCATTCGTTCCCTAACGTTGCCTGTGTACAACCAAGAGCTAGCACAGATGTTTTTGATAAGAAGTAGACGAGAGATTTCTATGCTTTAATCACCATTTCTATTATCATGGGTTGTGTGGACGTTGGAAATCGTCAACAGCTCCTTCACAAAAGCCTTCATTTAAATAGGCAATGATTTGGCATTCCACACACAAATGGGCTTAGAGCGGGGAAGTAAACAATGCATTTTGAATGGCTCATTTACATGATCTTGATAGGCACGAATTAAACAATTATGTTCAGTGTGTTACCTGCGAAGTGCGCTTTAGAACATTCACACCTAGGCAGCAGTCAAGTGCTTTAGGTAATTCAATTGAAGCGCTGACGACACCGATGGCTGGAGGCTGTTCTTTAGGGCGGGTCGAAATGGACGTATACCCACTTACTCTGTCAGACTATTTTAAATAAGTACAGAGTTACTAATTGTAGTCCATTGCTACAGATCGGTGTTTCGTGTTGCGAGAACGAAGGTCGATGCATTTTATGACTTCTTGAGTATTTCAAGTGGGACATTTTTGCGAGACATTTTGCCTCTGAAAATAACTGGACTGGAGCGCCAAAACTCGAGAGTTCAGTATGCCTCGCTCTTTCCTGGTAAAAAAGTATTTCACCAGCAAGAGGCCAAACTACAGCGAGTTGGAATGTCAAAATggtgagtttttttgtttgttgtcttTTAAATACAAATCTCTGCTTACTGTGAACTGTTTGAAGTAGTATACGATTGTATGTATTAGGCATGCTGCTTAGAATAACCTGGTATTGCATACAGACATATGAAGAAATGTTTCTTTCctggagtgatttttttttttttttttaaagggatctCAAGAATTTCCCTTGTGAAATTTCCATCTAGACAGAGCCTCCTTTCTTTAGTGTCTCTGGTTGCATGCGAGATGCACATGTGGTTTTTGAGTTTCTAATCATGTTGCAACTGTTGTGTCATTTGAATACCTTATAATCTTACCTCCATGCTTTATAAAGTCTATAATGGTTATAAATATCCTCTGGACTTATTTTGTCTTTTTCTATTGCACATCAGATACTTTGCCAGACAGATACCCACTTGCAGAACTCCCAGCAGTCAGCAATGACTTTCCCGTGACTTGCTTGACCACTGGACTGGTATGGGACATCACCTTGTTACCTTCCCTGCACGATCCCACATCCCCAACCACCCTCTCCACTAGCCAGGGCCCGCTGGACCTCAGCTCGCCCTCCAGTGTCAGCTGCAGCAGCAGTGGGGAAGAAGATGAAGGACGCACATCAGATCCACCGAGCCCAGATTCCTCAGACACCTACCACCCACAGCAGACGAGCAGACCGAGACGCAGCACCAAGAACAGGGCAGCGCAGAGGGAGGACAAGAGCGAAGAATCTGTCCCCGCCACCCGTCCAGCCTTTTTCTGCAAGCACTGTCCCAAAGAATACAACAGTCTCGGTGCTCTGAAAATGCACATCCGGTCACACACACTACCATGTGTCTGCCCTACCTGTGGAAAAGCCTTCTCCCGACCCTGGCTGTTGAGAGGACACATTCGCACACATACAGGTAATCAAATGTACTAGTTACTAGTTTCATacagttttgcattctttttgtTGATGTAGCAGAGTAAATGTCTCCTATTTTGTTTTGGAAGTCTCTAAAATCCCGTTTaattaaaggagtattccaggttAAAAAATagttcagcatttgtggcataatgttgattaacacaaaaaatcatttcaactcgtccctacttttctttaaaaaaaagcaaaaatcgaggttacagtcagacacttacaatggaagtgtaagtgcttctataaatttataagcttcacatttctgccttttaaacccttcaaaaactggctccattcacttccattgtaagtgtctgactgtaacctcgatttttgctttttataaagaaaagtagggatgtgtgtaaattattttttgtggtaatcaacattttgccacaaatgctttcaatttaATGTAAgttgtaatgaacctggaatattcctttaagctcatttgtggcataatgttgattaccacaaaaataaatctggactcgtccctccttttcttttaaaaatggggcacttacaaaggaagtgaatggagtcggtctgtaaatgttaaaatactcactgcttcaaaagtaaagtcacaaaacttaaacaatatgcgtgttctcagattttagtgtgatatagcTTCATTACCATGATGACATAAGggcataaaccctaaaacaactgtaaaacaactatttaaacaactttactgttCAAACAACACAAGTTTTAAGAAAAGAATGATTGTAAGTGCATCTAtacatttataagcttcacatttctgccattttaaactctccaaatattggccccattcacttccattttaagtgcctccaCTGTAagacgaaatacatttttgtggtcactacaaatgctgttgattgagcttaacttttattgaacccagaatatttctttaatccaACACCACTAGTTTAGTGATGCACTTAGTCCCGCGAATAAGCCCTCAATACAACTGCTTTTCATTGATCACTCATTGTGTCGACATCTTCTTAAACAATGACACAATAGGACAATCTTATCAATCACTAGTGTGAGAGTGGAGATAAGCAGAGATAAGTTGATCAAGAATGCTAGGGAGCACTTGTCATCATCCTGCAGAGTAGCCACTTGTGTACCTTAAAGTCAACATTTGGTTGATTCAATCAGTGAAACTTGTTTCTGTTAAGAAAGTCAAAGAAAATTACATTCCAGatcacaaaacacattttaaagtttctAATCCCTCTCATTTGTTTCTTAGGTGAGCGTCCATTTTCCTGCCAGCATTGTAATCGTGCCTTTGCTGACCGTTCAAACCTGAGGGCGCACCTGCAAACCCACGCAGATGTGAAGAAGTACCAGTGTGGCACCTGTTCTCGCACCTTCAGCCGCATGTCCTTGCTGCAGAAACACACCGCAGCTGGTTGCTGCCCCTCCACAGCTTAAAGACACCTGGTCACTGAGAGCCATCATATGAAAGAAAGTGGAAAAGCAACATTTCTGTGTTGCCAGGAGGTGCTAATAGGACATGGTGCCTTGTGAGATAATAATGACTGCGTGCCTCTCTTCTCAACAACCACACATACACGCAATATGGGACCGGAGAAGGACAACATAGCTAAAACTTTCAAGAAAACTTCCTAAACTTAACATGGTTGATACATTCCACATTGCTAGATAAGTTTTGGACTTCTTTTTCTTAACCAAAATACTACAAATGAAGGAATTATGAGAGATGTACTGCAAAATAAAGTATAATTGCTGTCCTAAAATGCCTCTTTGTGCCAATCGGctacgagtactgaaccagggACAGCTGCCGTCAGGTTGGGGGTTGACTCGCTATGTTTGGTTATGTCTCTCAGCATgacatacacatacaaaacatATGCACACAGATAGACAGCTGTTCTGTGGTGCAGAGGCAGTGTGCTAACAGGTGTTCTGGCCCTGTTCTGACGGTCACATCTCTGATAACAGGTGGCGTCTGCCGATTTCTTTAGAAACACATTTGGGAAGAGCCATAAAGAAGTAGAGCTGACTGTGTTTTTAGTTGGTTTTATTGGGGATGTAACCTGCATGCGCAAAATTTGCCTTGAGCTCATTGCTTGTTTTTGTACCAATGTCTGTTTTTACCACTCCTTTTTTactcttctttttttgttgtatCCGGGGACTTAAAAGAGTTTTAAAATGCACTCCAATTTACCAAAGAGTATTGAAGTCCTGTCATTTTGTATCAAAACTAATGATTGGATGGCAAAGCCATGTTTgcaaaatttttcttttttgtaatttaaaGATGTTTTCTTGTACCTCAATGTTTTTCTAGTGATGAGtgcaaacaccttttttttttttttttttaaatctgatgtGAAGAAAAGGAAATCGCACATTCTTCTGTCCACTATGCATATGGACATAATGGCTATAATGTGTTGCTATGTATTGACAACAGAAACTGTGCatgaaatgttgttgtttttttgttttttttttgttctgtgcaattattatatatattttttttattattattttttttcatatttcatctcacTGTATTTGTCCAAATCAtatccatccaataaaaataatttaagtttATACAAAGCTTTTGATGATTCATGTTTACTCATTTTGGATTCGCTAGAGTTTCACAAAAAAGCGTGGAACTAGGAAATGACTCCAAGGACTCGAggtgtcattctgtctgtctgacaaCTCTCACTATTTGAAGCTGTTGAAATGCATTAATAGGAAAAATGGTGCTTCATTTCCTGTGAATAGAAGTGACTCACTGGTTTGTAACTGTGATGTTTGCTGGGTGGCAGGTGAACAGGTGAATGCACTATGACAGCACAGGGACAACCGCATACACCTGCCCCACACAATAACACCTGTCATACTGCACGCACACATACTCGCTCTCTGCAAACAATACGGTTTACCCAGTACGGACTTGCGGCCTGTTCATGTGAACGATGTGTATTACtctgtatgtgtatgcatgtgttcAGAGCTTCAGATCTGTTTTTATATACAAGGCAGAAAGATGTCATTGTAGCCCGAGTGCTCTGTGTTCGTTCAAACTGTAATTCTGCTTCTGGGGGTAATGGAATTGCTGCAAGGGAAACTGATGGAATGCCTTACATAAATATTTTCATGTTGGAAGCTGTGCATGCAGTGTGGATAGTGTTGGAAGAGCTGCATGTGTATGCTGCATTGATGTAAGGTGCTCCTAGGTGCTGAACTCAAAACCTGGCCTGTGTAACTGTAATACCTCAGAATAATAGGGCTGAGCTGGGATCAGCTCCCTGCTTTCCATACAGAAGCTAAAATCGACCCTAGAACAGCACCTATAAGtgacattcacacagcagcagaataaagCTGTCAGTCTTGTTTTTAGATTGTTAAATATGGTTACGTTCACCCACAGTTTGGTTATAAATGAGTGTGATGACCGCATTCTATTACCAAAGTGAATACACCTTCAATTTTCAGGATTCATacctgggtgtttcttcaacttcaggcacttttagcactgtggatttctagaaagtaaagtcttaaAACAAATTTCACACTCTTAGACAACGTAAtgacataaaccctaaaacgactaaaaacgaTGACATAATCAAGTTTACAGTtcaaatattacacaagttttaacagaggaattaatgtgattttataaaattataaacttcacatttctgcctttaaaccctcctaaaattgggcccattcacttccattgtaagtgcctcagtgtaagcTGTGTAAGGTGTAAGGTGTAATGGAAATGATGCTTGtgtgacagttttttttatttagagaAACAATTACCAcacagtaaatataaaaataattattatttttctaatggattttcatagtttattattgaaagtctgggacgaggctaaaattataaataaaaggcatttgaaaagtaccaaaaataaatgattaaggcCTGGAAAAAAGCTTCcagttcagttttaatgtgaactTTATATAACAAAAATCTGAAATATGTTAGTTTGATTAAAAATCAAACCCTGGGTTGAAATTGCTTtatgttgaagaaacacccacccACATTTTGAGAGTGAATTCGGTACACCAGCGTGAACGGAACCCCTCTGGAGATGCTCCCAAGTTTTGTGGTCTGGGTGCAACTTAAATTAAGATTCAATGGATGAACTCACACCTCGATTGGATttgtttattaaagggatagttcacccaaaaatgaaaattctctcatcatttactcaccctcatgctatcccagatgtgtatgactttttttcttctgcagaacacaaagaattttagaagaatatttctgctctgttggtctttacaatgcaagtaaatggtgaccagacctttgaagctccaaaaatcacataaaggcagcataaaagtaatccatatgagaattttcatttttgggtgaactatccctttaaataacatCCTGTCAACTACGATAAAACTTTCCGGTGTTATTGAAGTCGGCATCTTTGATATTTACCGTTATTCCCGGCTATGGTGAGAACAGAAATGCTCATATGCTAGTAATTGAAACACAGATCTACATTAATCATTCTGAACTCCAGAATCCAGACAGTGAGTCAGTTTCTATCAGAAGCAAGATTGAGTTCTCATAGTTCCCTCGATGTTTATCCAGCAGTCATACTAAGTGTAGGTGCGTTTGCGAAGGATGAGGTAAGTCCTTCCATTTGCTGTCCCAGATCTGAATGTCTTAAAAAAGTGTTGTTTGAGGAGCCGCTTCCCATTTAGTCACCCAACCACTTACAGACATACACAATCTTTGGAATGCATGTGTCAGGTGCTGGCATGTTCTTTATGACAGTGAGGTGGAATCCTTGGGGGGTGCTGGCTGGGAAAGAATTGTTTAAGCGTTATGCCTCCAGACTAAGATTTTGGTGCAGTTGGGATTAAAGGTTTAGTacacccaaaatggaaaattctgtcatcatttattcaccctcatgttgctccaaacatgtatgaccttTTTTTACTTTCAAAGAATCTTGACATTCtggttttggaacaacttgagggtgagtaaataatgacagaattttaatttttgggtgatctatccctttaaatcttctTTAGGCGCAGTGCAATAGTGGAAGAACCCAGTTCTGCAATGCTCAGGAAAACATCTGTGTAAAAATGGGAGCAGAGCAGTTACATGTGGCCGATTTGCAACAAGCCCAGAGGGGAGGTAGCGGCAGTCTAAT from Myxocyprinus asiaticus isolate MX2 ecotype Aquarium Trade chromosome 35, UBuf_Myxa_2, whole genome shotgun sequence includes these protein-coding regions:
- the snai1a gene encoding snail family zinc finger 1a, coding for MPRSFLVKKYFTSKRPNYSELECQNDTLPDRYPLAELPAVSNDFPVTCLTTGLVWDITLLPSLHDPTSPTTLSTSQGPLDLSSPSSVSCSSSGEEDEGRTSDPPSPDSSDTYHPQQTSRPRRSTKNRAAQREDKSEESVPATRPAFFCKHCPKEYNSLGALKMHIRSHTLPCVCPTCGKAFSRPWLLRGHIRTHTGERPFSCQHCNRAFADRSNLRAHLQTHADVKKYQCGTCSRTFSRMSLLQKHTAAGCCPSTA